DNA from Bacteroides zoogleoformans:
AGACCGTACCCGAGTGGATTTTGCGTATTCGCGAACAGTTGACCGTATCATATGCCGGTCTCGGAATGAAAGAGAATTTAAATTATAACCGCAATATCTATCTGGATATATTGGAAGATACTCGCCAAGACAAGGAATTGGAAAGCCGGTATCAGGCGCTGGAGAAGGAGTCGAAACAATTGAACGTTGTACTTTCAGTGGTACTTATCGGTTTCGTGCTGTTATTTTTCCTCTTCTGGCTTTTCAATAAACATTCCAAGGCAAGAAGCAACCGGCATCTCCATCGCCTGCAACTGATGTTGGATATTTGCCAGAAAATTACAGTATCCATTCCGGCCGATGCACATAGCGAAGAAGAAATAGTCGAAGCCATTCAACAGTCAGTCTGTCCGGAATTAGAGTTGCTCTTCGGGGTAAAAGATGTCCGAATTAAAGATGGTAAATTGACCTTTCCATGCCGCATCGGAAAAGACGAACAAGCAATGGTGAAAGTGATAGCTCCTTATATTCAGTGGGCATTGGATAATGGTATGACCACCCTTTCTTTGGGTGACGAGCGCCGAAGGCTGGAAAAACAGCGTTATATCCACGAACAACACATAGCAGAAAACAAACGACAGAATCTGATAAAGAAGGCATGCATGGCTATTGTGAACGGTATCCATCCTTATATCGATCGTATCACCAACGAAGTGCACAAGCTTACCCGAAAAGAGTTCGTGGCAGATGAAAGCATAAAGGCTGACAGGTATCTATACATGAATGAATTGGTGACTACAATCAATGAGTATAACGATATTCTTACTTTATGGATCAAGATGAAACAAGGAAAACTCAGTCTGAATGTGGAAACCTTTGAACTGAATGAATTGTTTGACTTGGTGCGTAAAGGAAACCGGGCTTTCGAAATGAAGCAACTCACGTTGGACGTACTGCCTGCGGATTCTTGGGTGAAGGCCGATAAAGCATTGACATTGTTCATGATAAATACATTGGCCGAAAATGCGCGTAAATATACTCCGCGGGGAGGAACGGTAAGGATTTATGCGAAGCAAGAAGAGGAGTATGTGGAGATTTCGGTAGAAGATAACGGTTGCGGACTGTCGGCAGAAGACGTGGCACGCATTGTCGGTGAAAAAGTTTACGACTCGAAAGCCATCGGGATGAACGAGTCTCTTGATAAGGAGGAATTGCAAAAGAACAAAGGAAATGGCTTCGGACTGATGAATTGCAAAGGCATTATCGAAAAATATCGCAAGACCAATGAGTTATTCAAGGTCTGTATATTCAATGTAGAAAGCACCTTGGGACAAGGCAGCCGTTTCTATTTCAGGTTGCCCGGAATCATTCGTAAAACAACATCCGTTTTCTTACTGCTTTTATCCTTAGGGGTATCTTCTTGCCACCACCATGGAAGAGAAGAATTATCCGTAGATACAGAGAACGACTCATTGGCATTAAATGCACGAAATGAGTACGAAAGGCTGCTCGACGCCGCTTCGGATTATGCCAACGAGGCTTATTACTGCAATGTGGAAGAAAAATATGAGGAAGCCCTGCTATATATAGATTCTGCCATGTACTGCCTGAATGAACATTACAAACGATATGCACCGCATCCGCGCCGCTACATGACTTTGACCGGAAACGATACACCGGCAGAATTGGATTGGTGGAACCGAATGTTTTATTCCGATTTTCATGTCATTCTGGATATCAGAAACGAAGCCGCAGTTTCATTTCTTGCATTGAAGCATTGGGATGACTATAATTATAACAATGCGGCCTACACCACTTTATATAAGCTATTGGGTGAGGACCGGTCTCTCGAAGAATATTGCCGACAGTTGGAACGTTCCACCACCAACAGAATAGTTGGCATATTGTTGACTCTGGTTTTATTATTTGCATTGTTGCTGGGTTACTACATCCTTTATATCCGCAAACGTTTAGTCAACCGTTGGAACCTGGAACAAGTATTGGAGATAAACGAAAAAGTGTTTGCTTCCTCTTTATTATCTGTTTCAAGAAATGAAGAGATGCTCCGGCAGGAAGAAAATATCTGGAAGGAGATACCTCTGCAAATTGTAAATTCTGCTTTCGATGCGGTAAATGAGTTATTAAGCATTGACAGATTGATTCTTGCCGTCTATAACGAAACAACCCGGCAATTGGAATTTACTTCCAATCCTGCCGAAGAGAGAGGAACAGAACAAGAAGTGCCGTGGAAAAAGATAATGCAGCAAAGTTTTGATCAACGCACCTACATTTCTGAAGGAAACACGTATGCTTTGCCACTTATGGTAGATACCGGAAGTGCGGGACTGTGCATTGGCGTGCTGTGTCTGGAGCGCAGGGTAGGAACAGAACAAGAGACCGACCGTCTGCTGTCGGAACTCATTGCCAGATACATAGCCATCGTGCTTTTTAATGTAGTGGTAAAACTGATTGTCAAATTCCGAGATATTGAGACGGCACAGGATGAAGCCCGGCGGGCATTGCGGGAAGACAGTCTGTTGCATGTACAGAACATGGTTTTAGACAATTGTCTTTCTACCATTAAGCATGAAACCGTTTATTATCCCAACAAGATAAAACAATTGATCGGGAAATTGAGATCCGGACAGATAGCAGAGGATGAAGAAAGAGATACTGTTATTGCTATCCGTGAATTGATAGAATATTACAAAGGAATCTTCACGATACTCAGTTCATGCGCCTCCCGACAACTGGAAGAAGTCACTTTTCGCCGCTCCGCCATTGCCGTAACCGAATTAATGAATGCTGCCGAGAAATATTTTCTCAAAAAGAGCAAAGCAGGTAAATCACATCTCAATTTCAAGACAGAGACATTGGAAGAGTGGATTATCGGTGACCGGAATCTGTTGTTTTTCTTACTCGAGAATTTGATTGATGAGGCTCTTTCCGATTCTTCAGACGGGAATATCCACCTGACGGCTGAAGAAGACGGTGACTTCGTGCGTTTCCGGTTTACGGATATGCGCAGGGAGAAAAGCCGGGAGGAATTGAATCATTTATTTTATCCGGAACTGGCTCGTATGACAGCAGGTGAAAGAGGAAAGCTCCATGGTACGGAATATCTGGTTTGCAAACAGATTATTCGCGATCATGACGAGTTTGCCGGACGTCGCGGATGTAGAATCAACGCCGAAGAGGGAAAAGATGGAGGTTTTACTGTATATTTTACGCTACCGAAGAAATAAAGTTCCTATGTTTAAAATCGGAAGTGACGGATAACAGAAGATAGCCCTAAAAAAGCTATACCATTATAGTTAACTTTGTAAGTGAAAAAAACAATATTAACTCATAACGATATAGCTTATGAAACGTGTACAAAGTAACACATTAGATTTTAGTGGACAAAATATTTACGTAGGAATTGATGTCCACCTGAAGAGTTGGTCGGTAGCAATCTTATCGAAACATTCAGTACTGAGAAGATTCAGACAAGATCCGGAGCCGGAAGCGTTGCATAAATATTTGGTAAGCAATTATCCGGGTGCCAATTACTTCTCAGTTTATGAAGCCGGTTTCTGTGGCTTCTGGATACACGAGAAGTTGACGGATTTAGGTATCAACAATATAGTGGTCAATCCTGCGGATGTTCCGACGATGAGCAAGGAGAAATTACGTAAGACCGATGCGGTGGATTGCAACAAGCTCGCCCGTGAGTTACGTTCAGGTTCGTTAGAAGGGATATATGTTCCGGGAACTGACATCCTGGAAATGCGCTCTTTGATAAGGCTGAGAAACCTGATAGTAAAAGACAGCACACGTGCCAAGAACCGTATCAAATCATTGCTTCGTTTCCATGGAGTGGAAATACCGGAAGAATTTACCCGGAGTTCAATCGGGTGCTGGTCGAAGCGTTTTCTGAATTGGCTGCACTGCCTTGAACTCTCAACGGAGTATGGAAAGAAAACACTGGAGCTTCACCTTGAGCAGTTCATCCGCTTGAGGAAGATGCTGCTGCAGGAAACACGTGCCATCCGTGAAATATCCCGGAAAGCACCATTCGACAAACCGATACGCCTGCTGACATCCGTTCCGGGTATAGGTGTTACAACCGCCGCTACCCTGATGGTCGAGATTGACGATATTGTCCGTTTCAGCAATGCGGACCATTTAGCCTCTTTCATTGGATTGGTTCCCATGTGTCATTCCAGTGGTGATAATGATAATGTGGGTGACATTACACCCCGTCGGCATTTCATGCTCCGGTGTCTGTTGGTGGAAGCCGCATGGGTTGCCATCCGGAAAGACCCGGCCATGACAATGGCTTATACGGAATACCGGAAACGGATGAATCCGCAAAAGGCTATTGTGAAAATTGCCAGACGGTTAGTGAACAGAGTCTATTTTGTACTTAAACATGAAAAGGAATATGTGCCATGTGTTATCAAATGATATAGAATCCTATAAGGTAAAACAACTTTCTTTTGAGAGAAATACTACATATCTTTTGCGGCTTTGAAGTCCGCTCAAAAAAGTCTGTAACTCTCATTACATGGTTTGACTGATAAAGGAACTTGCGGCTCACTTCGTTGATGTCCGCTGTGGAAAGTTTGTTTTACCATAGGATTTTGGCTCAGGTTTTCTTAGCCATATCAGACAGTATCAGTAATACAAAAAGAGAGGCGTGTAACCGCCTCCACAAGTAGCATTACTGCGTGCCGTCAGGATGCTTATCGCTGGTAGGTTGCTCCTCAGCAGAGCCTACTTCCTCTTAACATCCTGATACAAAGATATAATACAAAAGTTAATTATTAATGAATTATCCAACTTTGTTTGGATTTTAAATGGAAAGACATATATGGAAGATAAAAAATTCAAAGTAATCATCGTTGAGGATGTCAAACTGGAACTGAAAGGCACGGAAGAAATTTTCCGTCATGAGATACCTAATGCTGAAATCATTGGCACTGCTATGACAGAACAAGAGTTTTGGACTTTGATGGAAAACGGCGTGCCCGACCTCGTCTTGCTTGACTTAGGTTTGGGAGGCTCTACTACCATCGGGGTGGATATATGCCGCAACATTATCAAACGCTACCCCGACGTGCATGTCCTGATATTCACCGGAGAAATACTGAACGAGAAATTATGGGTAGAGGTGCTTGAAGCAGGAGCTGACGGCATCATTCTGAAAACCGGCGAACTGCTAACCAAAACCGATGTACAGGCTGTGATGGATGGTAAAAAAATGGTCTTCAACCATCCTATCTTAGAGAAGATTGTAGAGCGATTTAAGAAATCGGTGTTGAATGATGCTAAACGTCAGGAAGCTATTATCAGCTATGACATCGATGAATACGACGAGCGGTTCCTTCGCCATCTGGCATTGGGATATACCAAGGAGATGATAGCCAATCTGAAAGGCATGCCGTTTGGAGTGAAGTCGTTGGAGAAGCGTCAGAACGATTTGGTGGGACGTCTCTTTTCTTCCGACGAAAGGGTAGGGGTGAATGCTACCCGATTGGCCGTACGCGCATTAGAACTCCGCATCTTGAACATCGACAATCTGGAGGCCGACGATGAGTAGATTGCGCATGCCACACCCCGCCACGATGTTCTTCCTGCTGACGCTGGCAGTCATCCTTCTATCATGGATATTCGACATCTATGGTCTGAGCGTGCCGCATCCGCAGACGGGTGAAGAGATACGCGTGCAAAGCTTGCTGAGTCCGGAAGGCATACGCTGGCTATTGCGTCATGTGATCACTAACTTTACGGGATTTGCTCCTCTGGGTTTGGTGATTGTGGCTATGTTTGGAATCGGCGTGGCTCAACATTCGGGATTCATTGACGCATGTATCCGCAGAGGGGTGCGAAGCAAACTCGCTCCTTGGCGCACGCTCATTGGGGTGATAATCTTGGGCTTGCTCTCCAATGTGGTGGGAGATGCAGGATATATCATTTTGCTCCCCATAGCAGCCACTTTATTCCAATTCGTCGGTTTGCATCCCATAGGAGGAATAATCACAGCATACGTTTCCGTATCTTGCGGATATAGTGCTAATATCTTCTTGACGACTTTGGATTCCATGCTTGCCGCTTCTACTCAGGAAGCGGCTGATATGTCCAACGTAGTTTCCGGACAAACGGGACCTCTGTGCAATTATTATTTTTTCTTTGCCTCTACTTTCCTGCTCACATTTGTCATTTACTATATAACCCGCAAGAGCTTGCTGCCCGGTTTAGGCAAGTACGAAGGCAACATTCGTTTCGGCGGATACAAACAATTATCCCGGAAAGAACGAAGGGCACTGATAGGTTCCGTTATGGTGGCTTTGCTGTATATAGGCATTATCGTATGGGCCACTTTCTCTCCGTGGGGCATACTGCGTGGCGTCAATGGCGGACTTATTCGTTCTCCTTTCATCGTGGGCATTCTCTTTCTGCTATCTCTTGGCATAGGATTGACAGGGATGATATACGGCTTTGCTTCAGGACGCTATCGCACGGACGGTGATATGATAGAAGGACTGACGCAACCCATGAAATTACTGAGTGTGTACTTTGTGATCACTTTCTTTGCCGCACAAATGTTTGCATGTTTCGAGTATTCTCATTTGGACAGATGCATAGCCATCATGGGAGCAAATTTGCTTTTTTCTGTACGTTTAAGCAGTATATGGGTTTTGATATTGTTCATTCTGTTCACGGCCTTGGTCAACATGATTATGGTATCGGCCACCGCCAAATGGACTTTCATGTCATTCATCTTTGTTCCGGTATTGGCGGGTATGGGCATCTCGCCGGACATGGTTCAATGCGCATATCGCATTGGTGACAGCGCCACCAATGCCATTACGCCCTTTATCTTTTACATGCCCCTCGTACTGACTTATATGCAGCAATATGACAAGCAGTCAACTTATGGCTCACTCTTAAAATATACCTGGAAATATTCACTTACCATCCTGTTTTCCTGG
Protein-coding regions in this window:
- a CDS encoding DUF5113 domain-containing protein, with amino-acid sequence MKQLSSIWLAGLLYLCAVMVSCGGAAPIKEVRLIDSLNQVAYLYRYKNLDSSYHAALRAYQEVNLYKQGRAEASNNLGFCAFMRMDFEQAEKLFMDVYNITKNELELLIADIGLMKIYQRTALNKEFYDYRNSALRRMKRIAEDRDLFVDKHERMRLNYARSEFHIVSAVYYYYLQQRPESMTSINMVVANEELATDTNQLLYYHYIKGSAALCDGEYPDERMLQEFDELYTTWQIASRKGYLYFEGNSVQGLANLMVSPDSYKFFQNRRSHDLIQSGIPADSLLPMRLGQLALTKFRQYNDLYQIAGAYVSIGRYLNVHGRYAEALDTLKQALECVNSHHRRFYHSHNNEDYLKAFDHRDTISTERVWIDHKLKTVPEWILRIREQLTVSYAGLGMKENLNYNRNIYLDILEDTRQDKELESRYQALEKESKQLNVVLSVVLIGFVLLFFLFWLFNKHSKARSNRHLHRLQLMLDICQKITVSIPADAHSEEEIVEAIQQSVCPELELLFGVKDVRIKDGKLTFPCRIGKDEQAMVKVIAPYIQWALDNGMTTLSLGDERRRLEKQRYIHEQHIAENKRQNLIKKACMAIVNGIHPYIDRITNEVHKLTRKEFVADESIKADRYLYMNELVTTINEYNDILTLWIKMKQGKLSLNVETFELNELFDLVRKGNRAFEMKQLTLDVLPADSWVKADKALTLFMINTLAENARKYTPRGGTVRIYAKQEEEYVEISVEDNGCGLSAEDVARIVGEKVYDSKAIGMNESLDKEELQKNKGNGFGLMNCKGIIEKYRKTNELFKVCIFNVESTLGQGSRFYFRLPGIIRKTTSVFLLLLSLGVSSCHHHGREELSVDTENDSLALNARNEYERLLDAASDYANEAYYCNVEEKYEEALLYIDSAMYCLNEHYKRYAPHPRRYMTLTGNDTPAELDWWNRMFYSDFHVILDIRNEAAVSFLALKHWDDYNYNNAAYTTLYKLLGEDRSLEEYCRQLERSTTNRIVGILLTLVLLFALLLGYYILYIRKRLVNRWNLEQVLEINEKVFASSLLSVSRNEEMLRQEENIWKEIPLQIVNSAFDAVNELLSIDRLILAVYNETTRQLEFTSNPAEERGTEQEVPWKKIMQQSFDQRTYISEGNTYALPLMVDTGSAGLCIGVLCLERRVGTEQETDRLLSELIARYIAIVLFNVVVKLIVKFRDIETAQDEARRALREDSLLHVQNMVLDNCLSTIKHETVYYPNKIKQLIGKLRSGQIAEDEERDTVIAIRELIEYYKGIFTILSSCASRQLEEVTFRRSAIAVTELMNAAEKYFLKKSKAGKSHLNFKTETLEEWIIGDRNLLFFLLENLIDEALSDSSDGNIHLTAEEDGDFVRFRFTDMRREKSREELNHLFYPELARMTAGERGKLHGTEYLVCKQIIRDHDEFAGRRGCRINAEEGKDGGFTVYFTLPKK
- a CDS encoding DUF5932 domain-containing protein; this encodes MEDKKFKVIIVEDVKLELKGTEEIFRHEIPNAEIIGTAMTEQEFWTLMENGVPDLVLLDLGLGGSTTIGVDICRNIIKRYPDVHVLIFTGEILNEKLWVEVLEAGADGIILKTGELLTKTDVQAVMDGKKMVFNHPILEKIVERFKKSVLNDAKRQEAIISYDIDEYDERFLRHLALGYTKEMIANLKGMPFGVKSLEKRQNDLVGRLFSSDERVGVNATRLAVRALELRILNIDNLEADDE
- a CDS encoding AbgT family transporter; amino-acid sequence: MSRLRMPHPATMFFLLTLAVILLSWIFDIYGLSVPHPQTGEEIRVQSLLSPEGIRWLLRHVITNFTGFAPLGLVIVAMFGIGVAQHSGFIDACIRRGVRSKLAPWRTLIGVIILGLLSNVVGDAGYIILLPIAATLFQFVGLHPIGGIITAYVSVSCGYSANIFLTTLDSMLAASTQEAADMSNVVSGQTGPLCNYYFFFASTFLLTFVIYYITRKSLLPGLGKYEGNIRFGGYKQLSRKERRALIGSVMVALLYIGIIVWATFSPWGILRGVNGGLIRSPFIVGILFLLSLGIGLTGMIYGFASGRYRTDGDMIEGLTQPMKLLSVYFVITFFAAQMFACFEYSHLDRCIAIMGANLLFSVRLSSIWVLILFILFTALVNMIMVSATAKWTFMSFIFVPVLAGMGISPDMVQCAYRIGDSATNAITPFIFYMPLVLTYMQQYDKQSTYGSLLKYTWKYSLTILFSWTLLLVLWHISGLPLGL
- a CDS encoding IS110 family RNA-guided transposase, with the translated sequence MKRVQSNTLDFSGQNIYVGIDVHLKSWSVAILSKHSVLRRFRQDPEPEALHKYLVSNYPGANYFSVYEAGFCGFWIHEKLTDLGINNIVVNPADVPTMSKEKLRKTDAVDCNKLARELRSGSLEGIYVPGTDILEMRSLIRLRNLIVKDSTRAKNRIKSLLRFHGVEIPEEFTRSSIGCWSKRFLNWLHCLELSTEYGKKTLELHLEQFIRLRKMLLQETRAIREISRKAPFDKPIRLLTSVPGIGVTTAATLMVEIDDIVRFSNADHLASFIGLVPMCHSSGDNDNVGDITPRRHFMLRCLLVEAAWVAIRKDPAMTMAYTEYRKRMNPQKAIVKIARRLVNRVYFVLKHEKEYVPCVIK